From one Streptomyces sp. ICC1 genomic stretch:
- the pgi gene encoding glucose-6-phosphate isomerase has translation MNADSRTKLNRTPEWLALGKHREELGQTHLRELFEENPGRGTGYTLRVADLHIDYAKHLVTDETLTLLRELAAATGVAELREAMFRGEKINTTEDRAVLHTALRAPKDAVVEVDGEDVVPAVHAVLDKMAAFADRVRSGEWTGFTGKRIENVVNIGIGGSDLGPAMAYEALRAFTDRGLTLRFVSNVDGADLHEAVRDLDPEQTLFIIASKTFTTIETITNATSARQWLLAGVGGDQAAVARHFVALSTNAEKVTEFGIDPANMFEFWDWVGGRYSFDSAIGLSLMVAIGPAAFRELLDGFHTMDEHFRTAPPEENAPLLLGLLGIWYGAFFDAQSHAVLPYSHYLSRFTAYLQQLDMESNGKSVDRDGNPVEWQTGPVVWGTPGTNGQHAYYQLIHQGTRVIPADFIGFARPVGELPPALAAQHDLLMANFFAQTQALAFGKTADEVRAEGVAEPLVPHKTFAGNHPTTTILAQELTPSVLGQLIALYEHKVFVQGAVWNIDSFDQWGVELGKVLAKRIEPALAAGEEVPGLDASTRALVATYRSLRGR, from the coding sequence ATGAACGCAGACAGCCGCACGAAGCTCAACCGGACCCCCGAGTGGCTCGCACTCGGAAAGCACCGGGAAGAGCTGGGACAGACGCATCTGCGGGAGCTGTTCGAGGAGAATCCGGGCCGGGGCACCGGCTACACCCTGCGGGTCGCAGACCTGCACATCGACTACGCGAAGCACCTCGTGACCGACGAGACGCTGACGCTGCTGCGCGAACTGGCCGCGGCGACCGGCGTGGCCGAACTGCGCGAGGCCATGTTCCGCGGCGAGAAGATCAACACGACCGAGGACCGGGCGGTCCTGCACACCGCGCTGCGCGCCCCCAAGGACGCGGTCGTCGAGGTGGACGGCGAGGACGTCGTGCCCGCCGTCCACGCGGTCCTCGACAAGATGGCCGCCTTCGCCGACCGGGTCCGGTCGGGGGAGTGGACCGGGTTCACCGGCAAGCGCATCGAGAACGTCGTCAACATCGGCATCGGCGGCTCCGACCTCGGTCCGGCGATGGCGTACGAGGCGCTGCGCGCCTTCACCGACCGCGGCCTGACCCTGCGCTTCGTGTCCAACGTGGACGGGGCCGACCTGCACGAGGCCGTGCGCGACCTGGACCCGGAGCAGACGCTCTTCATCATCGCGTCGAAGACCTTCACCACCATCGAGACCATCACCAACGCCACCTCGGCGCGCCAGTGGCTGCTCGCGGGCGTCGGCGGCGACCAGGCGGCCGTGGCGCGGCACTTCGTGGCGCTGTCGACCAACGCCGAGAAGGTCACCGAGTTCGGCATCGATCCGGCCAACATGTTCGAGTTCTGGGACTGGGTCGGCGGACGGTACTCCTTCGACTCCGCCATCGGCCTCTCGCTGATGGTCGCGATCGGCCCGGCCGCCTTCCGGGAGCTGCTGGACGGCTTCCACACCATGGACGAGCACTTCCGCACGGCGCCCCCCGAGGAGAACGCGCCGCTGCTGCTGGGCCTGTTGGGGATCTGGTACGGGGCGTTCTTCGACGCGCAGTCGCACGCGGTGCTCCCCTACAGCCACTACCTGTCCCGGTTCACCGCGTACCTCCAGCAGTTGGACATGGAGTCCAACGGCAAGTCCGTCGACCGCGACGGCAACCCGGTGGAATGGCAGACCGGCCCGGTGGTGTGGGGCACGCCCGGCACCAACGGCCAGCACGCGTACTACCAGTTGATCCACCAGGGCACGCGGGTCATCCCCGCGGACTTCATCGGCTTCGCGCGGCCGGTGGGCGAACTGCCGCCGGCGCTGGCGGCCCAGCACGACCTGCTGATGGCGAACTTCTTCGCGCAGACGCAGGCGCTGGCCTTCGGCAAGACGGCCGACGAGGTCCGCGCGGAGGGCGTCGCCGAGCCGCTCGTCCCGCACAAGACCTTCGCGGGGAACCACCCGACGACGACGATCCTGGCGCAGGAGCTCACGCCGTCGGTGCTGGGCCAGCTGATCGCGCTGTACGAGCACAAGGTGTTCGTCCAGGGCGCGGTGTGGAACATCGACTCCTTCGACCAGTGGGGCGTGGAGCTCGGCAAGGTCCTGGCCAAGCGCATCGAGCCCGCGCTCGCCGCGGGCGAAGAGGTGCCCGGCCTGGACGCGTCCACGCGCGCGCTGGTGGCGACGTACCGCTCGCTGCGGGGCCGCTGA
- a CDS encoding RNA polymerase-binding protein RbpA, producing the protein MASGNAIRGSRVGAGPMGEAERGESAPRLRISFWCSNGHETQPSFASDATVPDTWDCPRCGFPAGQDRDNPPAPPRTEPYKTHLAYVRERRTDADGEAILAEALAKLRGEI; encoded by the coding sequence GTGGCAAGTGGCAACGCGATTCGTGGCAGTCGGGTCGGAGCGGGGCCGATGGGTGAGGCCGAGCGCGGTGAGTCCGCGCCCCGCCTGCGCATCTCCTTCTGGTGCTCGAACGGGCACGAGACGCAGCCGAGCTTCGCCAGCGACGCGACCGTGCCGGACACCTGGGACTGCCCGCGCTGCGGGTTCCCGGCCGGCCAGGACCGGGACAATCCGCCTGCGCCGCCGCGCACGGAACCGTACAAGACGCACCTGGCGTACGTGCGGGAGCGGCGCACCGACGCCGACGGCGAGGCGATCCTCGCCGAGGCGCTCGCCAAACTGCGCGGCGAGATCTGA
- the secG gene encoding preprotein translocase subunit SecG, with amino-acid sequence MGFSIALVVFSALLMLLVLMHKGKGGGLSDMFGGGMQSSVGGSSVAERNLDRITVVIGLLWFACIVALGLLMKSSVS; translated from the coding sequence ATGGGGTTCTCGATCGCCCTGGTCGTCTTCAGCGCCCTGCTGATGCTGCTCGTGCTGATGCACAAGGGCAAGGGCGGCGGTCTTTCCGACATGTTCGGCGGCGGTATGCAGTCGTCGGTCGGCGGCTCCTCGGTCGCGGAGCGCAACCTGGACCGCATCACCGTGGTCATCGGTCTGCTGTGGTTCGCGTGCATCGTCGCGCTCGGCCTGCTCATGAAGTCCAGCGTCAGCTGA
- the tpiA gene encoding triose-phosphate isomerase has protein sequence MTTRTPLMAGNWKMNLNHLEAIAHTQKLAFALADKDFDAVEVAVLPPFTDLRSVQTLVDGDKLKIKYGAQDISAHESGAYTGEISGLMLSKLSCAYVAVGHSERRQYHGESDEICNAKVKAAYKHGITPILCVGEGLDVRKAGQQVQYTLKQLDGGLKDVPAEQVESIVIAYEPVWAIGTGEVATPDDAQEVCGAIRARLAELYSQELADKVRIQYGGSVKSGNIAAIMAQPDVDGALIGGAALDADEFVKIVRFRDQ, from the coding sequence ATGACCACGCGTACCCCGCTGATGGCGGGCAACTGGAAGATGAACCTCAACCACCTCGAGGCCATCGCCCACACCCAGAAGCTCGCCTTCGCGCTGGCGGACAAGGACTTCGACGCCGTCGAGGTCGCGGTCCTGCCGCCCTTCACCGACCTGCGCTCCGTCCAGACCCTGGTCGACGGCGACAAGCTGAAGATCAAGTACGGCGCCCAGGACATCTCGGCGCACGAGTCCGGTGCCTACACCGGTGAGATCTCCGGCCTGATGCTGTCGAAGCTGAGTTGCGCCTACGTGGCCGTCGGCCACAGCGAGCGCCGCCAGTACCACGGCGAGAGCGACGAGATCTGCAACGCCAAGGTCAAGGCCGCCTACAAGCACGGGATCACGCCGATCCTGTGCGTCGGCGAGGGCCTGGACGTCCGCAAGGCCGGCCAGCAGGTCCAGTACACGCTGAAGCAGCTCGACGGCGGCCTCAAGGACGTCCCGGCCGAGCAGGTCGAGTCCATCGTGATCGCGTACGAGCCCGTCTGGGCGATCGGGACCGGCGAGGTCGCCACCCCCGACGACGCGCAGGAGGTGTGCGGCGCCATCCGTGCGCGCCTCGCGGAGCTGTACTCGCAGGAGCTGGCCGACAAGGTCCGCATCCAGTACGGCGGCTCGGTCAAGTCCGGCAACATCGCCGCGATCATGGCCCAGCCCGATGTCGACGGCGCCCTGATCGGCGGCGCGGCGCTGGACGCGGACGAGTTCGTGAAGATCGTCCGCTTCCGCGACCAGTGA
- a CDS encoding phosphoglycerate kinase — protein MKTIDELLAEGVSGKRVFVRADLNVPLSNGEITDDGRIRAVQPTIAKLAEAGARVIVASHLGRPKGAPDPAFSLAPAAARLGELLGTDVAFATDTVGASAKETVASLADGQVAVIENLRFNAGETAKDDAERGAFADQLAELADVYVGDGFGAVHRKHASVFDLPARLPHAAGYLIATEVGVLKKLTAEVKRPYVVILGGAKVSDKLAVIDELLGKADRLLIGGGMAYTFLHAKGYEVGISLLQKDQVDVVKEYMTRAEANGVELVLPVDILTSKDFPDLKTKAPAEFITVDADKIPADQEGLDIGPRTRELYASKIADAETVFWNGPVGVFEHPDYAGGTRAIAQALVDSSAFTVVGGGDSAAAVRTLGFDENAFGHISTGGGASLEYLEGKTLPGLAALEV, from the coding sequence ATGAAGACGATCGACGAACTTCTCGCCGAGGGCGTGTCCGGTAAGCGGGTCTTCGTCCGCGCCGACCTCAACGTGCCGCTTTCGAACGGCGAGATCACCGATGACGGCCGCATCCGCGCCGTGCAGCCGACCATCGCGAAGCTCGCCGAGGCCGGCGCCCGCGTGATCGTGGCCTCCCACCTGGGCCGCCCCAAGGGCGCCCCGGACCCGGCCTTCTCCCTCGCCCCCGCCGCGGCCCGCCTCGGCGAGCTGCTGGGCACGGACGTCGCGTTCGCCACCGACACGGTCGGCGCCTCCGCCAAGGAGACCGTCGCCTCCCTCGCCGACGGCCAGGTCGCCGTCATCGAGAACCTGCGCTTCAACGCCGGTGAGACCGCGAAGGACGACGCCGAGCGCGGCGCCTTCGCGGACCAGCTCGCCGAGCTGGCCGACGTCTACGTCGGCGACGGCTTCGGCGCTGTCCACCGCAAGCACGCCTCGGTCTTCGACCTCCCCGCGCGCCTCCCGCACGCGGCCGGCTACCTCATCGCCACCGAGGTCGGCGTCCTGAAGAAGCTGACCGCCGAGGTCAAGCGCCCCTACGTCGTCATCCTCGGCGGCGCCAAGGTCTCCGACAAGCTCGCCGTCATCGACGAGCTGCTCGGCAAGGCCGACCGCCTCCTCATCGGCGGCGGCATGGCGTACACCTTCCTCCACGCCAAGGGCTACGAGGTCGGCATCTCCCTGCTCCAGAAGGACCAGGTGGACGTCGTCAAGGAGTACATGACGCGCGCCGAGGCCAACGGCGTCGAGCTGGTCCTGCCGGTCGACATCCTCACCTCCAAGGACTTCCCGGACCTGAAGACCAAGGCCCCGGCCGAGTTCATCACGGTGGACGCGGACAAGATCCCCGCGGACCAGGAGGGCCTGGACATCGGCCCCAGGACCCGCGAGCTGTACGCCTCGAAGATCGCCGACGCCGAGACCGTCTTCTGGAACGGTCCCGTGGGCGTCTTCGAGCACCCCGATTACGCCGGCGGCACCCGCGCCATCGCGCAGGCCCTCGTCGACAGCAGCGCCTTCACCGTCGTCGGCGGTGGCGACTCGGCCGCCGCCGTGCGCACGCTGGGCTTCGACGAGAACGCTTTCGGCCACATTTCGACCGGTGGCGGCGCCTCCCTCGAGTACCTCGAGGGCAAGACGCTCCCCGGCCTCGCCGCACTGGAGGTCTGA
- the gap gene encoding type I glyceraldehyde-3-phosphate dehydrogenase, which produces MTIRVGINGFGRIGRNYFRALLEQGADIEIVGVNDLTDNATLVHLLKYDTILGRLKAEVSHTDDTITVGGNTFKTFAERDPANLPWGELRADIVIESTGIFTKKADAAKHIAAGAKKVLISAPAKDEDITIVMGVNQEKYDAANHHVISNASCTTNCVAPMAKVLLENFGIVKGMMTTVHAYTNDQRILDFPHSDLRRARAAAENIIPTTTGAAKATALVIPELAGKLDGIAMRVPVPTGSVTDLVIELEREVTKDEVNAAFQKASEGQLKGILDYTEDAIVSSDIVNWPFSCTFDSSLTMVQGKSVKVIGWYDNEWGYSNRLVDLTVFVGGQL; this is translated from the coding sequence GTGACGATCCGCGTAGGCATCAACGGTTTTGGCCGAATTGGCCGCAACTACTTCCGTGCGCTCCTGGAGCAGGGAGCGGACATCGAGATCGTCGGTGTCAACGACCTGACTGACAACGCCACCCTGGTGCACCTGCTCAAGTACGACACGATCCTGGGCCGCCTCAAGGCCGAGGTCAGCCACACCGACGACACCATCACCGTCGGCGGCAACACCTTCAAGACCTTCGCCGAGCGCGACCCCGCGAACCTCCCCTGGGGTGAGCTCCGCGCCGACATCGTCATCGAGTCGACCGGCATCTTCACCAAGAAGGCCGACGCCGCCAAGCACATCGCGGCCGGCGCGAAGAAGGTCCTCATCTCGGCTCCGGCCAAGGACGAGGACATCACGATCGTGATGGGCGTCAACCAGGAGAAGTACGACGCGGCCAACCACCACGTCATCTCCAACGCCTCCTGCACCACCAACTGCGTGGCGCCGATGGCCAAGGTCCTCCTGGAGAACTTCGGCATCGTCAAGGGCATGATGACGACGGTCCACGCGTACACGAACGACCAGCGCATCCTGGACTTCCCGCACTCGGACCTGCGCCGCGCCCGCGCCGCCGCCGAGAACATCATCCCGACCACCACGGGTGCCGCCAAGGCCACCGCGCTGGTCATCCCGGAGCTGGCCGGCAAGCTCGACGGCATCGCGATGCGCGTCCCGGTTCCCACCGGTTCCGTGACCGACCTGGTCATCGAGCTCGAGCGCGAGGTCACCAAGGACGAGGTCAACGCCGCGTTCCAGAAGGCCTCCGAGGGCCAGCTCAAGGGCATCCTGGACTACACCGAGGACGCGATCGTCTCCTCCGACATCGTGAACTGGCCGTTCTCCTGCACCTTCGACTCCTCCCTGACCATGGTCCAGGGCAAGAGCGTCAAGGTCATCGGCTGGTACGACAACGAGTGGGGCTACTCCAACCGCCTCGTCGACCTGACCGTGTTCGTCGGCGGTCAGCTCTAA
- a CDS encoding M14 family metallopeptidase has product MRHRARSILAASALVFGTTLAALPAAAHAQAEAAGKTAADEVRVYDADITKEQVPIVLAAGQDAHELSERAPDTGTAHVELFLTGGQAKELAAQGVKLAERKVPAKAAARSLAAGDGVFRPYSGKGGLQEEILRTAQENPGLTKVVSIGKTVQGKDILALKVAKDAKKSRDGSKPSTLFMSNQHAREWITPEMTRRLMHHTLDNYGKDPRITKLVDSTELWFLLSANPDGYDYTFAADGQRLWRKNLRDNNADGKITAGDGVDLNRNFAYKWGYDNEGSSPNQSSETYRGAKAASEPETVALDTFQKRIGFDYAVNYHSAAELILYGVGWQVATPTPDDVAYKALAGTPENPAIPGYYPQVSSELYTTNGEADSQAANANGIMMFTPEMTTCQTASAIDPNDAWKPEDCASGFNFPDDEKLIQAEFAKNVPFALSVAESAERPDQPKSSLGLTAADFTPDPFTTSYAARGEDQKVAVTARKALKDKELNYRVNGGRTHDEDLKAWKGGEVYGGEDNNWFDEYRAEVEGTKPGDKVEVWFTGRDRSGKQVSSEHFTYTVAERPRAEVLVVAEEGAPAKHAQEYVDALRANGKSAAVWDVAVQGAPHHLGALSHFRTVVHYTGAKSPGGDTQLAVRDYLNEGGKLIEAGELAGGNAQVGRAVTNDFSQYFLGAYGRANVAGPTGFAGAGALGGAKGSLGGAADNPLDRPGSYQVTSDTLPAAQFPQFKSAQAGQYTGVLNPYAPLVGSWMASATHDDDDWKRLTRTIDLTGVSAADKPQLKLALNWNTEEGYDHAVLESRTAGGDDWTTLPDAGGLSGTTVPEECGAGFFINDHPFLRRYLTLDSGGCAPQGTSGTWNSFTGSSNGWKQVSFDLSAYAGKSVEVSLSYITDPGSGGRGVFADEARLSTGGTDQAAEGFETSLGVWTAQGAPAGSPDVPGDWSRTGELFKSYASVTTRDTVLLGFGLEHVPAAADRALLVGKALRSLNR; this is encoded by the coding sequence ATGAGGCACCGCGCGAGATCGATCCTCGCCGCAAGCGCACTCGTCTTCGGCACCACACTGGCCGCACTACCCGCGGCGGCCCACGCTCAGGCCGAAGCGGCCGGGAAGACCGCCGCCGACGAGGTGCGGGTCTACGACGCCGACATCACCAAGGAACAGGTCCCGATCGTGCTGGCCGCCGGCCAGGACGCGCACGAGCTCTCCGAGCGCGCCCCGGACACCGGGACCGCACACGTCGAGCTCTTCCTCACCGGCGGGCAGGCCAAGGAGCTGGCCGCCCAGGGCGTCAAACTCGCCGAGCGCAAGGTCCCGGCCAAGGCCGCGGCGCGCTCCCTGGCGGCCGGCGACGGGGTCTTCCGCCCCTACAGCGGCAAGGGCGGCCTCCAGGAGGAGATCCTGCGCACGGCGCAGGAGAACCCCGGCCTGACCAAGGTCGTCTCCATCGGCAAGACCGTCCAGGGCAAGGACATCCTCGCCCTCAAGGTCGCCAAGGATGCCAAGAAGTCCAGGGACGGCAGCAAGCCCTCCACGCTCTTCATGTCGAACCAGCACGCCCGCGAGTGGATCACCCCCGAGATGACCCGGCGGCTGATGCACCACACGCTGGACAACTACGGCAAGGACCCGCGGATCACCAAGCTGGTGGACTCCACCGAGCTGTGGTTCCTGCTCTCCGCCAACCCGGACGGCTACGACTACACCTTCGCCGCCGACGGCCAGCGGCTGTGGCGCAAGAACCTGCGCGACAACAACGCCGACGGGAAGATCACCGCGGGCGACGGCGTCGACCTCAACCGCAACTTCGCCTACAAGTGGGGCTACGACAACGAGGGCTCCTCGCCCAACCAGTCGAGCGAGACCTACCGGGGCGCCAAGGCCGCCTCCGAGCCCGAGACCGTCGCCCTCGACACGTTCCAGAAGCGCATCGGCTTCGACTACGCCGTCAACTACCACTCGGCCGCCGAGCTGATCCTGTACGGCGTGGGCTGGCAGGTGGCCACCCCGACCCCCGACGACGTCGCCTACAAGGCGCTCGCCGGCACCCCGGAGAACCCGGCGATCCCGGGCTACTACCCGCAGGTCTCCTCGGAGCTCTACACCACCAACGGCGAAGCGGACAGCCAGGCCGCCAACGCCAACGGCATCATGATGTTCACGCCGGAGATGACCACCTGCCAGACGGCCTCCGCGATCGACCCGAACGACGCGTGGAAGCCCGAGGACTGCGCCTCGGGCTTCAACTTCCCGGACGACGAGAAGCTCATCCAGGCGGAGTTCGCCAAGAACGTCCCCTTCGCGCTCTCGGTGGCCGAGAGCGCCGAGCGCCCGGACCAGCCGAAGTCCTCCTTGGGCCTGACCGCCGCGGACTTCACGCCGGACCCCTTCACCACCTCCTACGCGGCCCGCGGCGAGGACCAGAAGGTCGCCGTCACGGCCCGCAAGGCGCTGAAGGACAAGGAGCTGAACTACCGGGTCAACGGGGGACGCACCCACGACGAGGACCTCAAGGCCTGGAAGGGCGGCGAGGTCTACGGCGGCGAGGACAACAACTGGTTCGACGAGTACCGGGCCGAGGTCGAGGGCACCAAGCCCGGCGACAAGGTCGAGGTCTGGTTCACCGGCCGCGACCGCTCGGGCAAGCAGGTCTCCAGCGAGCACTTCACGTACACGGTGGCCGAGCGGCCGCGCGCCGAGGTGCTGGTGGTCGCCGAGGAGGGCGCCCCGGCCAAGCACGCGCAGGAGTACGTCGACGCCCTGCGCGCCAACGGGAAGAGCGCGGCTGTCTGGGACGTGGCCGTGCAGGGCGCCCCGCACCACCTCGGCGCCCTCTCCCACTTCCGCACGGTCGTCCACTACACGGGGGCCAAGTCCCCGGGCGGTGACACCCAGCTGGCGGTGCGCGACTACCTGAACGAGGGCGGCAAGCTGATCGAGGCCGGTGAGCTGGCCGGCGGCAACGCCCAGGTCGGCCGCGCCGTGACCAACGACTTCAGCCAGTACTTCCTCGGCGCCTACGGCCGCGCGAACGTCGCCGGCCCCACCGGCTTCGCCGGAGCGGGCGCCCTGGGCGGTGCCAAGGGATCCCTCGGCGGGGCCGCGGACAACCCGCTGGACCGCCCCGGCTCCTACCAGGTCACCTCCGACACCCTGCCCGCGGCGCAGTTCCCGCAGTTCAAGAGCGCGCAGGCGGGCCAGTACACCGGAGTCCTGAACCCCTACGCCCCCCTCGTCGGCAGCTGGATGGCCTCGGCCACCCACGATGACGACGACTGGAAGCGCCTGACCCGCACCATCGACCTCACCGGCGTCAGCGCGGCCGACAAGCCGCAGCTCAAGCTGGCGCTCAACTGGAACACCGAGGAGGGCTACGACCACGCGGTGCTGGAATCCCGTACCGCGGGCGGCGACGACTGGACCACGCTGCCCGACGCGGGCGGTCTGAGCGGCACCACCGTCCCGGAGGAGTGCGGGGCCGGCTTCTTCATCAACGACCACCCGTTCCTGCGCCGCTACCTCACGCTCGACTCCGGGGGCTGCGCCCCGCAGGGCACCAGCGGCACCTGGAACTCCTTCACCGGCTCCTCCAACGGCTGGAAGCAGGTCTCCTTCGACCTGAGCGCCTACGCCGGCAAGAGCGTCGAGGTCTCCCTCTCCTACATCACCGACCCGGGCTCGGGCGGCCGCGGCGTGTTCGCGGACGAGGCGCGGCTGTCCACCGGCGGGACCGACCAGGCGGCCGAGGGCTTCGAGACCTCGCTCGGCGTCTGGACCGCCCAGGGCGCACCCGCCGGAAGTCCCGATGTTCCGGGCGACTGGTCCCGGACGGGGGAGCTGTTCAAGTCCTACGCGTCGGTGACTACGCGTGACACCGTGCTCCTCGGCTTCGGCCTGGAACACGTGCCGGCGGCGGCGGACCGCGCGCTACTCGTCGGTAAGGCTCTGCGCTCGCTGAACCGCTGA
- the whiA gene encoding DNA-binding protein WhiA gives MAMTPAVKDEIARLPVTRTCCRKAEVSAILRFAGGLHLVSGRIVIEAELDAGIAARRLRKDILEIFGHSSDLVIMAPGGLRRGNRYVVRVVAGGDQLARQTGLVDGRGRPIRGLPPQVVSGATCDAEAAWRGAFLAHGSLTEPGRSSSLEVTCPGPEAALALVGAARRLSIAAKAREVRGVDRVVVRDGDAIGALLTRLGAHDSVLAWEERRMRREVRATANRLANFDDANLRRSARAAVAAGARVQRALEILAEEVPEHLAAAGRLRMEHKQASLEELGALADPPLTKDAVAGRIRRLLAMADKRAQDLGIPGTESNLDLSDSEELADNMAG, from the coding sequence ATGGCGATGACGCCCGCGGTGAAGGATGAGATCGCCCGCCTGCCCGTCACCCGCACCTGCTGCAGGAAGGCGGAGGTCTCGGCGATCCTTCGGTTCGCGGGCGGGTTGCACCTGGTGAGCGGCCGGATCGTCATCGAGGCGGAACTGGACGCGGGAATCGCGGCCCGCCGCCTGCGCAAGGACATCCTGGAGATCTTCGGCCACTCCTCGGACCTGGTGATCATGGCCCCCGGCGGCCTGCGCCGGGGCAACCGGTACGTGGTCCGCGTGGTCGCCGGCGGTGACCAGCTGGCCCGCCAGACCGGCCTGGTGGACGGCCGCGGCCGCCCGATCCGGGGTCTTCCCCCGCAGGTGGTCTCCGGGGCCACCTGCGACGCCGAGGCGGCCTGGCGCGGGGCCTTCCTGGCCCACGGCTCGCTCACCGAGCCGGGGCGGTCCTCCTCGCTGGAGGTCACCTGCCCCGGTCCGGAGGCCGCGCTGGCCCTCGTCGGCGCCGCCCGCCGGCTCTCGATCGCCGCCAAGGCCCGCGAGGTACGCGGCGTGGACCGGGTCGTCGTACGGGACGGGGACGCCATCGGCGCCCTGCTGACCCGGCTCGGCGCCCACGACTCGGTGCTGGCCTGGGAGGAGCGGCGGATGCGGCGCGAGGTGCGCGCCACCGCCAACCGCCTCGCGAACTTCGACGACGCCAACCTGCGCCGCTCGGCACGGGCCGCGGTGGCCGCCGGGGCCCGGGTGCAGCGCGCCCTGGAGATCCTCGCCGAGGAGGTCCCCGAGCACCTGGCGGCGGCCGGCCGGCTGCGCATGGAGCACAAGCAGGCCTCCCTGGAGGAGCTGGGCGCGCTCGCCGACCCGCCGCTGACCAAGGACGCGGTCGCGGGCCGGATCCGCCGCCTGCTGGCGATGGCGGACAAGCGGGCGCAGGACCTGGGGATCCCCGGCACCGAGTCGAACCTGGACCTCAGCGACAGCGAGGAGCTGGCCGACAACATGGCCGGCTAA
- the yvcK gene encoding uridine diphosphate-N-acetylglucosamine-binding protein YvcK produces the protein MTGRTLRLRRLRRLTSGKDEVGGRTGLRRGEAPKVVAPKVVALGGGRGLSASLTALRRITGDLTAVVTVADDGGSSGRLREELGVLPPGDLRKALAALCGDDDWGQTWARVIQHRFQSQGALHEHAVGNLLIVALWEQLGDPVQALDLVGKLLGAHGRVLPMSAVPLELQALVKGHDPARPDDVDTVRGQATVALTPGEVLSVQVVPADPPAVPEAVAAVLDADWVVLGPGSWFSSVIPHLLVPELLDALVETKARKVLSLNLAPQPGETEGFSPQRHLEVLARHAPKLALDVVLADQAAVPDRESLADAAKRFGAAVELAPVARKDGSPKHDPELLAAAYDRIFRMHGRIGPWR, from the coding sequence GTGACCGGACGCACGCTGCGGCTCCGTCGACTGCGCCGGCTCACCTCCGGCAAGGACGAAGTCGGCGGCCGCACGGGCCTGCGCCGCGGCGAGGCCCCCAAGGTCGTCGCGCCCAAGGTCGTGGCGCTCGGCGGCGGCAGGGGCCTGTCGGCCTCGCTGACCGCCCTGCGCCGGATCACCGGCGACCTCACCGCCGTCGTCACCGTCGCCGACGACGGCGGCTCCAGCGGACGCCTGCGCGAGGAGCTGGGCGTGCTGCCGCCCGGCGACCTGCGCAAGGCGCTGGCCGCGCTGTGCGGGGACGACGACTGGGGCCAGACCTGGGCGCGGGTCATCCAGCACCGCTTCCAGTCCCAGGGCGCCCTGCACGAGCACGCCGTGGGCAATCTGCTGATCGTCGCCCTGTGGGAGCAGCTCGGCGATCCGGTCCAGGCCCTGGACCTGGTCGGCAAGCTGCTGGGCGCCCACGGCCGGGTGCTGCCGATGTCGGCGGTCCCGCTCGAGCTCCAGGCCCTGGTCAAGGGCCACGATCCGGCCAGACCCGACGACGTGGACACCGTGCGGGGACAGGCCACGGTGGCGCTGACCCCCGGCGAGGTGCTCTCCGTACAGGTGGTGCCGGCCGACCCGCCGGCGGTGCCCGAAGCGGTCGCGGCGGTGCTCGACGCGGACTGGGTGGTGCTCGGTCCGGGCTCCTGGTTCTCCTCCGTGATCCCGCACCTGCTGGTGCCGGAACTGCTCGACGCGCTGGTCGAGACGAAGGCCCGGAAGGTCCTCTCGCTGAACCTCGCTCCGCAACCCGGCGAAACAGAGGGCTTCTCTCCGCAGCGTCATTTGGAGGTTTTGGCCCGACACGCCCCTAAACTCGCCCTGGACGTGGTGCTGGCCGATCAGGCCGCCGTGCCCGACCGCGAGTCCCTCGCCGATGCCGCAAAACGGTTCGGCGCCGCGGTCGAGCTGGCGCCGGTTGCCAGGAAAGACGGCTCTCCGAAGCATGATCCGGAGCTGCTCGCCGCCGCGTACGACCGTATTTTTCGGATGCATGGAAGGATCGGCCCATGGCGATGA